The following nucleotide sequence is from Rhodospirillales bacterium.
ACTGGTGGTGTTGATGATGGCTCAACATATCAAAGTACGTATGACGATAATTATGTTTATCAGAACGCACAGGGACAAAGTGTTCCGGTGCGTCCGTATGAAGATTCAAATATGCCGATTGATTTGCGCGGGTCACAGCCTTCGCCTGATTATGGTACAGATTCGTCATCTTATTCGAATAATGTTGATCCGATGTTCTCTCAGGAGCCGTCTGCGCCTGCACGACCAACCCAGCGTCAGGGCATTGAAAGTGAAGAAATTCTCTGGAATGACCAGTAATCCTAGCGGACTGGAAGAGTTGTCTGGTGCATTCGATCCTGAAAGTTATATCCAGTCTTTAGGAAGCATACCTGATGATCGAATCAATCTGGCGCACGCGGCTTTGGCCTTGGCAGCGCTTAGTCATGAAGGCGTATCTTTGGGGCGCTATATTTATCATTTGCAGGTGATTGGTGATGAAGTGGGGGCGCGTTATGCAGAGATTTTTGGTGACAGTGCTAAAGCGCAATTAGAGGCTTTGAGCGATATATTGCACGGGCGTTATCATTATAGCGGTGATCGTGAAAGTTATGATGATTTACAAAACGCCAGTTTAATTCGGGTGATTGACCGGGCCAAAGGGCGGGCGATTGTGCTCAGTATTCTTTATATCCACAGTGCGCGGGCGCAAGGGTGGAATATTGTGGGGCTTGATGTTTCAGGGCATTTTCTGTGCCGTTTGGAAGCGGGCGGGCAGCGCATTATTTTTGATCCGTTTGAGGGTGGGCGCATTGTTGAGGCGCAAGATATGCGCGAAATTGTTAAGAGGGTTTTTGGGGCGCAGGCGGAGCTTTCGTCGGAATATTATGAGCCGGTGGGGAATCGGGGTATTCTGGTTCGTTTGCAAAATATTATCAAGTTTCGGCAGATTGAGGCTGAGGATTATCAAGGTGCGCTGGAAACTGTGCAACGGATGCGACAAATTGATCCGCAGGAATATCGGTTATTGCTGGATGAAGGGGTGCTTTTGGCGCGCACAGGTGAGCCGCGAGGAGCTATTGATTCGCTGGTTGCCTATATTGAAAAGGCGCCCAATTCGCGTGATCGGATGGAGGCTGAGCTGTTATTGCAGCAGCTTAATGATGCTCTGAATTAAAGAGCGGTGAAGGGTTTCGCGTGTATGAGCGTATATGTTTGTAAGGATAAGTTGGCTATAAAAAATGATGGCTCTTGCGCGGGTGTTTGTAACCGAATAGAACTTGATTCTGAACAGGCATCTGTACTGTTTATGGAGTGTGCTCAATCTTGTTAAGGAGAATATTATGACCCTCTCACTGTTCCGCAAAGTTTCGAAGGACTCTTTTGCACTGTCCCGGCTGATGATGATTTTGGCTGTTGTGTTTTTGGTTTCGGCTTGTTCATCGAACGATGACGAGGAGGTTATTTTTGATGGCCAGAGTGCGGCTGCGCGTGAGGGCATTACTGATGGGCCGTTGGATGAAATTTATCAAGGTGGTGCGCAGCAAGGACCGGCTCCTGGTACGCAGGCTGATCTGGTTGTTAATGTTGGTGATCGTATTTTCTTTGGTACGGATCGTTATGATTTGAACAATGAAGCGCGTATGATTTTGGATAAGCAGGCTGCCTGGCTTGAGCAATATTCGAGCTTGAATGTTACGATTGAAGGTCATGCAGATGAGCGCGGTACACGTGAATACAACCTGGCTTTGGGCGAACGCCGTGCAAACTCTGTGCGTAATTATCTGTCTGCGCTGGGTATTGCTCCATCACGCATTCAGGTCATAAGTTATGGTAAAGAGCGTCCGGCTGTTCCGGGTGCGAATGAGTCTGCGTGGTCACAGAACCGTCGTTCTGTCACCAAGATTGACTAACAAATTGTGATAAATGGTCTGTAAATGACGATTCTTTCTTTTTATATCCGCAAACGGAGGGCCTGGATTTTTTCAGGCCTTTTGGCTGTGGCGCTTGCGGGGTTACCGTTTATGGCGGGTGCGCAGGGGGGTGATTGGGATATGCAAAACCGCATTAAACGGTTGGAAAATGAGATCCAGACGCTCAGCCGTGCGGTCTATCGAGGTGAGAAGCCGCCTGCGGGCGTTGGCGGAGGCTTGTCTGGCGGGGCTGATGCCGAAATTCGATTGCAGCAGATTGAAACGGAAGTGCGTGGTTTGAGGGGGGATTTGGAAGAGCAGAGCTTTGAGATTCGTGAGCTTAAAGATCAGCTTGAGCGTTTTACCAGTGATATGGAATTGCGGATGAATGATCTGGAAGGTTCTGGAGCTTCGCGTTCCGGCAGCGCTGCGCCGGTGAGTGGGGCCAGTCGTTATACGGCTAGGCCGCTTAGAGATAGCAATCCACCGAGCGTTGTTGGTAGTGGCGTCGGGCAGACTTATCAGTGGAGTTCCAGTAATGCCAACAGTGGAGGTGCGGTCGGGCAGCTTGGTTCGTATACGGAATCGGGGGACGGGA
It contains:
- a CDS encoding transglutaminase family protein, encoding MTSNPSGLEELSGAFDPESYIQSLGSIPDDRINLAHAALALAALSHEGVSLGRYIYHLQVIGDEVGARYAEIFGDSAKAQLEALSDILHGRYHYSGDRESYDDLQNASLIRVIDRAKGRAIVLSILYIHSARAQGWNIVGLDVSGHFLCRLEAGGQRIIFDPFEGGRIVEAQDMREIVKRVFGAQAELSSEYYEPVGNRGILVRLQNIIKFRQIEAEDYQGALETVQRMRQIDPQEYRLLLDEGVLLARTGEPRGAIDSLVAYIEKAPNSRDRMEAELLLQQLNDALN
- the ybgF gene encoding tol-pal system protein YbgF; translation: MTILSFYIRKRRAWIFSGLLAVALAGLPFMAGAQGGDWDMQNRIKRLENEIQTLSRAVYRGEKPPAGVGGGLSGGADAEIRLQQIETEVRGLRGDLEEQSFEIRELKDQLERFTSDMELRMNDLEGSGASRSGSAAPVSGASRYTARPLRDSNPPSVVGSGVGQTYQWSSSNANSGGAVGQLGSYTESGDGTSSSDLASATYENAFSMVKNHQYKGAQVEFESFLRDHPDHPLAGNAKYWLGETHYVRGNFETAARIFAEGYQQYPKGSKAADNLLKLGLSLDALGKKDDACVALRQLKKENPSGAAPVMRRADQEMSRIGC
- the pal gene encoding peptidoglycan-associated lipoprotein Pal — encoded protein: MILAVVFLVSACSSNDDEEVIFDGQSAAAREGITDGPLDEIYQGGAQQGPAPGTQADLVVNVGDRIFFGTDRYDLNNEARMILDKQAAWLEQYSSLNVTIEGHADERGTREYNLALGERRANSVRNYLSALGIAPSRIQVISYGKERPAVPGANESAWSQNRRSVTKID